In Rathayibacter sp. VKM Ac-2762, one DNA window encodes the following:
- the aroA gene encoding 3-phosphoshikimate 1-carboxyvinyltransferase — protein MVFSRYSAPEFDPYGDARALPGDDAWPAPLAAGALDAEVGLPGSKSLTNRELVLAALADGPSTLRAPLHSRDSALMIEALRSLGTTIRESGSTGGFGADLVVEPAEELLGSTTIDCGLAGTVMRFVPPLAGLALGPTTFDGDAYAAKRPMGATIASLRALGVDVADDGRGALPFTVHGSGAVRGGEVVVDASRSSQFVSALLLAGARFEEGLHLRHEGSAVPSRPHIDMTVAALAARGVEVGTPADGEWTVAPQPIAGADVLIEPDLSNAAPFLAAALVTGGRVRLRHWPAVTTQVGAHLERILPLFGARVERDGEDLVVTGGDEILGVDLDLSEGGELAPALAALAALASTPSTLTGIGHIRHHETDRLAALAAEITGLGGRVTELEDGLRIEPAELHGGRWRTYSDHRMAHAGALIGLVVPGVVIEDVATTAKTLPQFPELWTTLAGSV, from the coding sequence ATGGTCTTCTCGCGTTATTCCGCTCCCGAGTTCGATCCGTACGGCGACGCCCGTGCGCTCCCCGGCGACGACGCCTGGCCCGCACCCCTCGCGGCCGGCGCTCTCGACGCCGAGGTCGGCCTGCCCGGCTCCAAGTCGCTGACCAACCGGGAGCTGGTGCTCGCTGCTCTGGCCGACGGGCCCTCCACGCTGCGGGCGCCGCTGCACTCCCGCGACAGCGCCCTGATGATCGAAGCGCTGCGCTCGCTCGGCACCACGATCCGGGAGTCCGGCTCGACCGGCGGCTTCGGCGCCGACCTGGTCGTGGAGCCCGCGGAGGAGCTGCTCGGCTCGACGACGATCGACTGCGGGCTCGCGGGCACCGTGATGCGCTTCGTCCCGCCGCTGGCCGGCCTCGCGCTCGGCCCCACCACCTTCGACGGCGACGCGTACGCGGCGAAGCGGCCGATGGGGGCGACGATCGCCTCCCTCCGCGCGCTCGGCGTCGACGTCGCCGACGACGGCCGCGGCGCGCTCCCCTTCACCGTCCACGGCTCCGGGGCCGTCCGGGGCGGCGAGGTCGTCGTCGACGCCTCGCGGTCGAGCCAGTTCGTCTCGGCGCTCCTGCTGGCCGGCGCCCGCTTCGAGGAGGGACTGCACCTGCGCCACGAGGGCAGCGCCGTCCCCTCCCGGCCCCACATCGACATGACCGTCGCCGCGCTGGCGGCACGGGGCGTCGAGGTCGGCACGCCCGCCGACGGCGAGTGGACCGTCGCGCCGCAGCCCATCGCCGGCGCCGACGTGCTGATCGAGCCCGACCTCTCGAACGCCGCGCCGTTCCTCGCTGCGGCCCTCGTCACGGGAGGCCGCGTCCGGCTGCGCCACTGGCCGGCCGTCACCACGCAGGTCGGGGCGCACCTCGAGCGGATCCTGCCGCTGTTCGGCGCCCGCGTCGAGCGGGACGGCGAGGACCTCGTGGTCACCGGCGGCGACGAGATCCTGGGCGTGGACCTCGACCTGTCGGAGGGAGGCGAGCTCGCCCCCGCCCTCGCCGCCCTCGCCGCGCTGGCCTCCACTCCCAGCACCCTGACCGGGATCGGCCACATCCGCCACCACGAGACGGACCGCCTCGCCGCCCTCGCCGCCGAGATCACCGGCCTCGGCGGCCGGGTGACGGAACTCGAGGACGGTCTGCGCATCGAGCCCGCCGAGCTCCACGGCGGCCGCTGGCGCACCTACTCCGACCATCGCATGGCCCACGCCGGCGCTCTGATCGGCCTCGTGGTCCCCGGCGTGGTGATCGAGGACGTCGCGACGACAGCGAAGACCCTCCCGCAGTTCCCGGAGCTGTGGACGACCCTCGCCGGATCGGTCTGA
- the bcp gene encoding thioredoxin-dependent thiol peroxidase, whose amino-acid sequence MTDLSPLPAEARLAAGDSAPEFTLPNQDGEPVSLADYRGRRVILFFYPEADTPGCTTEACDFRDNAASLRDSGYEVLGISRDAPEALRRWADAQGIAYPLLSDPDMTVHHAYAVWGEKSLYGKTVVGVLRSTFVVGAEGALEFAQYGVRATGHVQALRKKLKLV is encoded by the coding sequence ATGACCGACCTCTCCCCCCTCCCCGCCGAGGCGCGCCTCGCCGCCGGCGACTCCGCTCCGGAGTTCACGCTGCCGAACCAGGACGGCGAGCCCGTCTCGCTCGCGGACTACCGCGGACGGCGCGTCATCCTGTTCTTCTACCCCGAGGCCGACACCCCCGGCTGCACCACGGAGGCCTGCGACTTCCGCGACAACGCGGCGTCCCTCCGCGACTCCGGCTACGAGGTCCTCGGGATCTCGCGGGACGCCCCGGAGGCGCTGCGCCGCTGGGCCGACGCCCAGGGCATCGCGTACCCGCTGCTGAGCGACCCCGACATGACCGTGCACCACGCGTACGCGGTGTGGGGCGAGAAGAGCCTCTACGGCAAGACCGTCGTCGGCGTGCTGCGCTCGACGTTCGTCGTCGGAGCCGAGGGAGCGCTCGAGTTCGCGCAGTACGGCGTCCGGGCGACCGGGCACGTGCAGGCGCTCCGCAAGAAGCTGAAGCTCGTCTGA
- the rsgA gene encoding ribosome small subunit-dependent GTPase A — translation MSWWTDSGLDADGALDDFDGYDESDARVRPNPKGTKPRTKNRPAYEDAEIAMVLGVDRGRYTVMIGDGTPEEHEFTAARARELRRQAIVAGDRVDVVGDSSGDEGTLARIVRIRERSTLLRRSADDTDAIERVIVANADQMLCVVAAADPEPRTRLVDRYLVAAFDAGITPMLCITKTDLADPAPFLRNFEGLDLRVFLSSQDEPPVDEIADALLGHETVVVGHSGVGKSTLVNKLVPDAHRAIGRVNTVTGRGRHTSSSTVSLRVERGDRHGWVIDTPGVRSFGLGHVNTDNILGAFTTLAVIARDCPRGCTHLPDSPDCAIIEAVEGGLLGASGPERLDSLQRLLTTFATTDGSRR, via the coding sequence GTGTCGTGGTGGACGGACAGCGGCCTCGACGCCGACGGTGCTCTCGACGACTTCGACGGGTACGACGAGTCGGACGCGCGGGTGCGCCCGAACCCGAAGGGCACGAAGCCCCGGACCAAGAACAGGCCCGCCTACGAGGACGCCGAGATCGCGATGGTGCTCGGCGTCGACCGGGGTCGCTACACCGTGATGATCGGCGACGGGACGCCCGAGGAGCACGAGTTCACGGCGGCCCGGGCCCGCGAGCTGCGGCGCCAGGCGATCGTGGCCGGCGACCGCGTCGACGTGGTCGGGGACTCCAGCGGCGACGAGGGGACGCTCGCCCGCATCGTCCGCATCCGCGAGCGGTCGACCCTCCTCCGCCGCAGCGCCGACGACACCGACGCGATCGAGCGCGTGATCGTCGCCAACGCCGACCAGATGCTCTGCGTGGTGGCCGCCGCCGACCCCGAGCCCCGGACCCGGCTGGTCGACCGCTACCTGGTCGCCGCCTTCGACGCCGGGATCACTCCGATGCTCTGCATCACCAAGACCGACCTCGCGGACCCGGCCCCGTTCCTCCGCAACTTCGAGGGGCTCGACCTCCGCGTGTTCCTCTCGAGCCAGGACGAGCCGCCGGTCGACGAGATCGCCGACGCCCTCCTCGGCCACGAGACCGTGGTCGTCGGGCACTCCGGAGTCGGCAAGTCCACCCTCGTGAACAAGCTCGTCCCGGACGCGCACCGGGCCATCGGGCGCGTGAACACCGTGACGGGCCGCGGTCGGCACACCTCGTCCTCCACCGTCTCGCTCCGCGTGGAGCGCGGCGACCGGCACGGCTGGGTCATCGACACCCCCGGCGTCCGCTCGTTCGGACTCGGCCACGTGAACACCGACAACATCCTCGGCGCTTTCACGACACTCGCCGTGATCGCCCGGGACTGCCCGCGCGGCTGCACGCACCTGCCCGACTCCCCCGACTGCGCCATCATCGAGGCGGTCGAGGGCGGACTGCTGGGCGCCAGCGGACCGGAGCGCCTCGACTCGCTCCAGCGCCTCCTGACCACCTTCGCCACGACCGACGGAAGCAGACGATGA
- a CDS encoding FtsK/SpoIIIE domain-containing protein has protein sequence MRLLLDLDGTRSDIDLGRHRDSATLGELIATATGHRLPPGTALAVDTALHPVETRLADLLLLEGTRIARSPLPRPAAARGWTAVLSGGLGAGAVVEIPRARALIVGRSPHADVVLDTASASWEHFSVTREGDGLRVHDADSTNGTLVDGVSATGDGVLVSDAAVVIAGGAALLLRPAPPELLAPEPGSADNVSATATVPFNRPPRPGRPAAGEAVVPPARLEIASATTFSVITVAAPLVLAFAMVLIMGDARYALFAALSPVAGVGLWFEQRHRHARATRSEEQRYGEALQTLRDDIARSARVERARLEEDAPDPATTIRRAALPATSLWQRRATSADVLRLHIGVGDVPWSPPLDQRGVPRLEEEVRAILAVSVVPSAPVSIDLADSGVVGIVGDREGGLALARSLLCQAAVHCGPADLAIGVFCDRRRDSDWSWASWLPHTRLPGGGRRLSDRRDRSSELLRALRDEDSPRVLLVLDSDVLTEGRAAPARELLGLGRGEREAATRISGLVLASSEEQLPASCTVVVRVGADASAVLSRPDERITVEDVVLAGLASSTAERCARDLARFEDPELVTAGVALSALVRLPPLLGADRPTAADVRGWWSSARGVRAPVGSSEHGPLVLDLVADGPHGLVGGTTGSGKSEFLRSFVAGLAAWNDPTRLTFVLIDFKGGAAFASCERLPHTIGTISNLDAQLADRALRSLEAEMRRRQRLFAAAGEGVDDLDAYWATSPPEPMPRLLLVVDEFAVLAKEHPDVLTSLVSVAAVGRTLGVHMILATQRPAGVVNDDILANTNLRVALRMQSRDDSADVIGVASAAGISRSQTGRAYVKRGQNDISPVQTALVTGRAEAPAVEAIEVRPVGPTGVPVEGPSPVAADETTPTDLDLLIDAVVEADAASGFGPPRPIWPEPLEDTMALSGFGAEESDLGRVVGDVLHVALSDDPDRQRRTPTGWDLGEGNLLLIGIPGSGTSTALASIALTAARHFPPDELDLYVLDAGSRDSAPLARLPHTVSYVGAGGGSHEKQTRFLRHLRDEVRRRRASPGGHRRALVLVDGLATLKDEFQDWEGLALMEAFTRAYADGPELGLHFAVTSTRARAIPSVMEEVTTQKWLFRLADPQDYAAAGVKPVQAPAAVPGRCVITSSLLQTQVATPRAGLDDAIAELAAAWPDARGRTSTVGTLPDRVAVSALGIEARFDREPWLLPIGLGESDLAPLAFQVFEGEHVVIAGPARSGKSTVLLALAEAARAAGSVAVWGVCDRRSPLRGADLDRLAVGAEELCTLLASLSTEEGPVLLLLDDAERWDDTDQALMRLVSSGRPGLCVVLAGRSSELRSHFGNWTKKAAASRSVLLLQPDVDNDGTLLGAQIPRRFPVPPTVGRGFVSLDGEIHFVQSVSPTPTDGG, from the coding sequence GTGCGACTCCTCCTCGACCTCGACGGCACCCGCTCCGACATCGACCTCGGCCGCCACCGCGACTCCGCGACACTCGGCGAGCTGATCGCCACCGCAACCGGGCACCGCCTCCCGCCCGGGACGGCCCTCGCCGTCGACACCGCCCTGCACCCTGTGGAGACCCGGCTGGCCGATCTGCTGCTGCTCGAGGGAACGCGGATCGCCCGCTCCCCCCTGCCCCGACCTGCCGCGGCCCGCGGGTGGACGGCCGTGCTGTCGGGCGGTCTCGGCGCGGGAGCCGTGGTCGAGATCCCGCGGGCCCGCGCGCTGATCGTGGGCCGCTCCCCGCACGCCGACGTCGTCCTCGACACGGCGAGCGCCTCCTGGGAGCACTTCTCGGTGACCCGCGAGGGCGACGGCCTGCGGGTGCACGACGCCGACAGCACCAACGGCACCCTGGTCGACGGCGTCTCCGCGACCGGGGACGGGGTCCTCGTCTCCGACGCCGCGGTCGTGATCGCCGGTGGGGCGGCCCTCCTGCTGCGCCCCGCGCCCCCCGAGCTCCTCGCGCCCGAGCCGGGGAGCGCGGACAACGTCTCCGCGACGGCGACCGTGCCCTTCAACCGGCCGCCGCGACCGGGACGTCCGGCGGCCGGCGAGGCGGTCGTCCCGCCGGCCCGCCTCGAGATCGCCTCCGCCACGACCTTCAGCGTGATCACCGTCGCCGCGCCGCTCGTCCTCGCCTTCGCGATGGTCCTCATCATGGGCGATGCGCGCTACGCCCTCTTCGCCGCGCTCAGCCCCGTGGCCGGAGTGGGCCTGTGGTTCGAGCAGCGGCACCGGCACGCCCGAGCGACCCGGTCCGAGGAGCAGCGCTACGGCGAGGCGCTGCAGACGCTCCGCGACGACATCGCCCGTTCCGCGCGTGTCGAACGGGCCCGCCTCGAGGAGGACGCGCCCGACCCGGCGACGACGATCCGCCGGGCGGCGCTGCCCGCCACGTCGCTGTGGCAGCGGCGCGCGACCTCCGCCGATGTGCTCCGCCTGCACATCGGCGTCGGCGACGTCCCGTGGTCTCCCCCGCTCGATCAGCGCGGAGTGCCGCGGCTCGAGGAGGAGGTGCGCGCGATCCTCGCGGTGAGCGTCGTCCCGAGCGCGCCGGTGTCCATCGATCTCGCGGACTCGGGCGTCGTCGGGATCGTCGGCGACCGCGAGGGCGGCCTCGCTCTGGCGAGGAGCCTGCTCTGCCAGGCGGCGGTCCACTGCGGTCCGGCCGACCTGGCGATCGGGGTGTTCTGCGACCGGCGACGCGACTCCGACTGGAGCTGGGCCTCCTGGCTCCCCCACACGCGTCTGCCCGGGGGCGGACGCCGCCTCTCCGACCGGCGCGACCGCAGCTCCGAGCTCCTCCGCGCCCTCCGCGACGAGGACTCGCCGCGCGTGCTCCTGGTGCTCGACTCCGACGTGCTGACCGAGGGACGCGCCGCTCCGGCGCGCGAACTCCTCGGACTCGGCCGCGGCGAGCGCGAGGCGGCGACCCGGATCTCCGGCCTCGTCCTCGCGTCGTCGGAGGAGCAGCTCCCCGCCTCCTGCACGGTCGTCGTCCGGGTCGGAGCGGACGCCTCGGCGGTCCTCTCCCGGCCCGACGAGCGGATCACCGTCGAGGACGTGGTGCTCGCCGGTCTCGCCTCCTCCACGGCCGAGCGCTGTGCGCGCGACCTGGCGCGCTTCGAGGACCCGGAGCTCGTCACTGCGGGGGTGGCCCTCTCCGCGCTCGTGCGGCTGCCGCCGCTCCTGGGCGCCGATCGTCCGACCGCCGCGGACGTCCGGGGGTGGTGGTCGAGCGCCCGGGGCGTGCGCGCGCCCGTCGGCTCGTCCGAGCACGGTCCGCTCGTGCTCGATCTCGTCGCCGACGGCCCGCACGGCCTGGTCGGCGGCACCACGGGCTCGGGCAAGAGCGAGTTCCTGCGCTCCTTCGTGGCCGGCCTCGCGGCCTGGAACGATCCGACGCGCCTCACCTTCGTGCTCATCGACTTCAAGGGAGGTGCAGCGTTCGCGTCCTGCGAGCGGCTCCCGCACACGATCGGCACCATCAGCAACCTCGACGCCCAGCTCGCCGACCGCGCGCTGCGCTCGCTCGAGGCCGAGATGCGGCGTCGTCAGCGGCTCTTCGCCGCCGCCGGCGAGGGTGTCGACGACCTCGACGCGTACTGGGCCACCTCGCCGCCGGAGCCGATGCCGCGGCTCCTGCTCGTCGTCGACGAGTTCGCCGTTCTCGCGAAGGAGCATCCCGACGTCCTGACGTCCCTCGTGAGCGTCGCCGCGGTCGGCAGGACGCTCGGCGTGCACATGATCCTCGCCACCCAGCGTCCTGCCGGAGTGGTGAACGACGACATCCTCGCCAACACCAACCTCCGCGTCGCCCTCCGAATGCAGAGCCGGGACGACTCCGCCGACGTGATCGGAGTCGCGAGCGCGGCCGGGATCTCCCGCTCCCAGACCGGCCGGGCGTACGTGAAGCGGGGCCAGAACGACATCTCGCCCGTCCAGACGGCGCTGGTCACCGGTCGCGCGGAGGCGCCGGCCGTCGAGGCGATCGAGGTCCGCCCGGTCGGACCCACGGGCGTCCCCGTCGAGGGCCCCTCCCCGGTCGCCGCCGACGAGACGACCCCGACCGATCTCGACCTCCTGATCGACGCGGTGGTCGAGGCGGACGCCGCTTCGGGCTTCGGCCCTCCCCGCCCGATCTGGCCGGAGCCGCTCGAGGACACCATGGCCCTCAGCGGGTTCGGTGCGGAGGAGTCCGACCTCGGTCGCGTCGTCGGCGACGTCCTGCACGTCGCACTCTCGGACGACCCCGACCGGCAGCGCCGGACGCCGACCGGCTGGGATCTGGGCGAGGGGAACCTGCTCCTCATCGGCATCCCCGGCAGCGGCACCAGCACGGCGCTCGCGTCGATCGCGCTGACGGCCGCCCGCCACTTCCCCCCGGACGAGCTCGACCTCTACGTCCTCGATGCCGGTTCCCGCGACTCCGCCCCGCTTGCGCGACTCCCGCACACCGTCTCCTACGTCGGCGCAGGTGGCGGATCCCACGAGAAGCAGACCCGGTTCCTCCGTCACCTGCGCGACGAGGTGCGCCGGCGCCGAGCATCGCCCGGGGGCCACCGTCGTGCGCTGGTGCTCGTCGACGGTCTCGCGACTCTGAAGGACGAGTTCCAGGACTGGGAGGGCCTGGCTCTGATGGAGGCGTTCACCCGCGCCTACGCCGACGGACCGGAGCTCGGCCTGCACTTCGCGGTGACGAGCACCCGGGCGAGGGCGATCCCCTCGGTGATGGAGGAGGTCACGACGCAGAAGTGGCTGTTCCGCCTCGCCGACCCGCAGGACTACGCCGCCGCCGGGGTGAAGCCGGTGCAGGCGCCGGCAGCGGTGCCGGGGCGCTGCGTCATCACCTCGTCGCTCCTGCAGACGCAGGTCGCGACTCCGAGGGCCGGTCTCGACGACGCGATCGCCGAGCTCGCGGCCGCCTGGCCGGACGCGCGCGGCAGGACGAGCACGGTCGGCACGCTTCCCGACAGGGTCGCCGTGAGCGCACTCGGGATCGAGGCCCGCTTCGATCGCGAGCCGTGGCTGCTCCCGATCGGCCTCGGCGAGTCGGACCTCGCCCCGCTGGCGTTCCAGGTCTTCGAGGGCGAGCACGTCGTCATCGCCGGACCCGCCCGATCGGGCAAGTCGACCGTGCTGCTCGCCCTGGCCGAGGCGGCGCGGGCCGCCGGCTCGGTCGCCGTCTGGGGAGTGTGCGATCGACGCTCCCCGCTCAGGGGCGCCGACCTCGACCGACTCGCCGTGGGCGCGGAGGAGCTCTGCACCCTCCTCGCGTCGCTGTCGACGGAGGAGGGCCCCGTGCTGCTCCTCCTCGACGACGCCGAACGCTGGGACGACACCGACCAGGCGCTGATGAGGCTGGTCTCGTCGGGTCGCCCGGGACTCTGCGTCGTGCTGGCCGGCCGGTCGAGCGAGCTCCGCAGCCATTTCGGGAACTGGACGAAGAAGGCGGCGGCTTCCCGCTCCGTGCTGCTGCTCCAGCCCGACGTCGACAACGACGGCACTCTCCTCGGCGCGCAGATCCCGCGGCGCTTCCCCGTCCCGCCCACGGTGGGCCGGGGCTTCGTCAGCCTCGACGGCGAGATCCACTTCGTGCAGTCGGTCTCGCCGACGCCGACGGACGGCGGCTGA
- a CDS encoding ABC transporter substrate-binding protein: MTRLGRRAAQHPRTARRTTMLVGGAVALLGVSGALVSFLPPQSAPMTEVAALPVGFSCARVPERMTLGVVVSLSSAPGEGAEWKDAANGAVVAAHRSAMGGCEIGLVAVDDHGTPEGARAAVEELTGQGVSGLVLAAHGTHTAAAVDAARAAGTAAVLPYGGGPDLPGDGVWSLGPDTASADAALVEEAGGGARVLLVDTGGGTPTGLSPAATVTADPGATADVIVSAARPHLEGEPAVERVVVSGSAAAQATAVAALQAAGASVPILLTPDALSPAFAPALAAAGGTLSGDLTTIGTDSGDAVALRGDERGRAASAFLGAVRMTADDAARTTLLGDRAFRDLAAVADAPSHDAVVALVRAAAVAGSREPAAVAAALRGSTIGPADGLAGPPLDFGAAHALDVPALPLHSSPQRLGLRPADPPLLWFAGQPRP, from the coding sequence ATGACCCGCCTGGGCAGGCGCGCGGCGCAGCACCCCCGCACCGCCCGACGGACCACGATGCTGGTCGGCGGCGCCGTCGCCCTCCTCGGCGTCAGCGGTGCCCTCGTCTCCTTCCTGCCCCCGCAGTCGGCTCCGATGACGGAGGTCGCCGCTCTGCCTGTCGGCTTCTCGTGCGCCCGGGTGCCCGAGCGGATGACGCTCGGGGTGGTGGTCTCGCTCAGCTCGGCTCCGGGCGAGGGCGCGGAATGGAAGGACGCGGCGAACGGCGCCGTCGTCGCCGCGCACCGGTCAGCGATGGGCGGCTGCGAGATCGGTCTCGTCGCCGTCGACGACCACGGGACTCCCGAGGGTGCCCGCGCCGCCGTCGAGGAGCTGACGGGGCAGGGCGTGTCCGGCCTCGTCCTCGCGGCCCACGGCACCCACACCGCTGCAGCCGTGGACGCCGCTCGGGCCGCGGGGACAGCGGCCGTCCTCCCCTACGGAGGCGGCCCCGACCTGCCCGGCGACGGCGTCTGGTCCCTCGGACCCGACACCGCCTCGGCCGACGCGGCACTCGTGGAGGAGGCCGGCGGAGGCGCCCGGGTACTCCTCGTCGACACCGGTGGAGGCACCCCGACCGGTCTCTCGCCCGCCGCGACGGTGACCGCCGATCCCGGCGCCACCGCGGACGTGATCGTCAGCGCCGCCCGCCCGCACCTCGAGGGCGAGCCGGCGGTCGAGCGCGTCGTCGTGTCCGGCTCCGCCGCTGCGCAGGCGACGGCGGTCGCCGCTCTGCAGGCGGCGGGGGCGTCCGTCCCGATCCTGCTCACGCCCGACGCGCTGAGCCCCGCCTTCGCTCCCGCCCTGGCCGCGGCCGGAGGCACCCTCTCGGGAGATCTGACGACGATCGGCACGGATTCCGGCGACGCGGTCGCTCTCCGCGGCGACGAGCGCGGGCGCGCGGCCTCCGCGTTCCTGGGGGCTGTGCGGATGACCGCCGACGATGCCGCGCGGACGACCCTCCTCGGCGACCGCGCGTTCCGCGATCTCGCCGCGGTCGCGGACGCCCCCAGCCACGACGCCGTCGTGGCGCTGGTGCGAGCCGCGGCCGTCGCAGGCAGCAGGGAACCCGCGGCGGTCGCCGCCGCACTCCGGGGATCCACGATCGGACCGGCGGACGGGCTCGCCGGTCCGCCGCTCGACTTCGGCGCCGCGCACGCTCTGGACGTCCCGGCACTCCCCCTCCACTCCTCGCCGCAGCGCCTCGGCCTGCGGCCCGCCGACCCGCCGCTGCTCTGGTTCGCCGGACAGCCCCGACCGTGA
- a CDS encoding zf-HC2 domain-containing protein: protein MTDSGCTKAKAELEEYLHNELCKEDAADIREHMAGCVDCADEAKVGVVLTVAVQRACKETAPEDLRAQVLGMLRDEHAAHSQAPARL, encoded by the coding sequence ATGACCGACAGCGGCTGCACGAAGGCGAAGGCCGAGCTCGAGGAGTACCTCCACAACGAGCTGTGCAAGGAGGACGCCGCCGACATCCGCGAGCACATGGCGGGATGCGTCGACTGCGCCGACGAGGCGAAGGTCGGCGTGGTGCTCACGGTCGCCGTGCAGCGTGCGTGCAAGGAGACGGCGCCGGAGGACCTCCGCGCCCAGGTGCTCGGCATGCTCCGCGACGAGCACGCCGCGCACTCGCAGGCGCCCGCCCGCCTCTAG
- a CDS encoding pyrophosphorylase, with translation MSRVLSTDEAKSAIQQIQSIVNGGLADQISRLDAQGRTLSDPNVWDGPLASQFRSSTWPETKSALEKAKQELEELRSQLATISQNIFAAGGGS, from the coding sequence ATGTCACGTGTTCTCTCGACCGACGAGGCGAAGTCCGCGATCCAGCAGATCCAGTCGATCGTCAACGGCGGCCTCGCCGATCAGATCAGCCGGCTCGACGCACAGGGGCGGACACTGTCCGATCCGAACGTCTGGGACGGTCCGCTGGCCTCGCAGTTCCGCTCGTCGACCTGGCCGGAGACGAAGTCGGCCCTCGAGAAGGCCAAGCAGGAGCTCGAGGAGCTGCGCAGCCAGCTGGCGACGATCTCGCAGAACATCTTCGCCGCCGGCGGAGGGAGCTGA
- a CDS encoding sigma-70 family RNA polymerase sigma factor: protein MTRDDEPRTTPADEAPEPADAEQTIVETVEESLDDAPVEAPVDLRSLFEQQALPFIDQLYAAGLRMTKNPSDAQDLVQETFAKAFGAFRQFEQGTNLKAWLYRILTNTFINSYRKKQREPYQSAIDELEDWQLGGAESTTATSSRSAEAEAIDHLPDTAVKEALQAIPEDFRLAVYFADVEGFSYQEIADIMKTPVGTVMSRLHRGRRMLRERLTDYARERGFRAAFTSGSTK from the coding sequence ATGACTCGCGACGACGAACCCCGCACCACCCCCGCCGACGAGGCTCCCGAGCCCGCCGACGCGGAGCAGACGATCGTGGAGACCGTCGAGGAGTCGCTGGACGACGCCCCGGTCGAGGCTCCCGTCGATCTCCGCTCCCTCTTCGAGCAGCAGGCGCTGCCCTTCATCGACCAGCTCTACGCGGCCGGTCTGCGGATGACGAAGAACCCCTCCGACGCGCAGGACCTCGTGCAGGAGACGTTCGCGAAGGCCTTCGGCGCGTTCCGCCAGTTCGAGCAGGGAACCAACCTGAAGGCTTGGCTCTACCGCATCCTCACGAACACGTTCATCAACTCGTACCGCAAGAAGCAGCGCGAGCCCTATCAGAGCGCGATCGACGAGCTCGAGGACTGGCAGCTGGGCGGCGCCGAGTCGACCACGGCCACCTCCAGCCGCTCGGCCGAGGCGGAGGCGATCGATCACCTCCCCGACACCGCGGTGAAGGAGGCGCTCCAGGCGATCCCGGAGGACTTCCGGCTCGCCGTCTACTTCGCCGATGTCGAAGGCTTCTCCTACCAGGAGATCGCGGACATCATGAAGACCCCCGTCGGGACCGTCATGAGCCGGCTGCACCGCGGCCGGCGCATGCTGCGCGAACGACTCACCGACTACGCACGCGAGCGCGGATTCCGCGCCGCATTCACTTCCGGGAGCACGAAATGA